From one Lycium ferocissimum isolate CSIRO_LF1 chromosome 5, AGI_CSIRO_Lferr_CH_V1, whole genome shotgun sequence genomic stretch:
- the LOC132057690 gene encoding uncharacterized protein LOC132057690, producing the protein MIDKVLFWNIRLVNTQQSFERLTDLNRRHHYALIALMEPFQSADSIDSYKSRLRYQNAHVNYSGKIWIFWADEWQGLVMSDSEQQVTIKMNLIRSLHHILVSIVYAKCDERDREDLWDALNQMIPDDNIPWLVGGDFNVILSEENKQGGLPVTVQETMDFAQWIQNCGLIDIGFIGSRYTWWNGRTQEACIFKRLDRMLCNQAFLDIKPSSKVHHLIRQGSDHAPLHLICDDVSQSIRKPFKFLKFWTKDHKFMDTVRDNWKADFVGNPFYVYHHKIKKVKQGLVKWSRDTFGDIFQYIATIEDTISVKELQFELAPTPGNREELHKAQAELSKFLYLEEEN; encoded by the coding sequence ATGATTGACAAAGtactattttggaatattagaTTAGTTAATACTCAACAATCTTTTGAGAGATTAACTGATTTAAATAGAAGACACCATTATGCTTTAATAGCATTAATGGAACCATTTCAAAGTGCAGATTCCATAGATTCGTATAAAAGCAGGTTGAGGTATCAAAATGCTCATGTAAATTATTCAGGAAAGATATGGATCTTTTGGGCTGATGAGTGGCAAGGGTTGGTGATGTCTGATTCTGAACAACAGGTTACTATAAAGATGAATTTAATTAGAAGCTTACATCACATTCTAGTTTCCATTGTATATGCTAAGTGTGATGAGAGAGACAGAGAAGATTTGTGGGATGCATTAAATCAAATGATTCCTGATGATAATATTCCATGGTTAGTAGGGGGAGATTTTAATGTGATATTATCTGAAGAGAATAAACAAGGTGGATTACCTGTTACTGTACAGGAAACAATGGACTTTGCACAGTGGATTCAGAATTGTGGTTTGATAGATATAGGTTTTATTGGTAGCAGATatacttggtggaatgggagaACACAGGAAGcttgtatttttaaaaggttgGATAGGATGCTTTGTAATCAAGCTTTCCTTGATATAAAACCTAGCTCAAAAGTTCATCATTTGATTAGACAAGGCTCTGACCATGCTCCACTGCATCTAATATGTGATGATGTTTCTCAGTCCATTAGGAAACCATTTAAATTCCTAAAATTTTGGACTAAAGATCATAAGTTCATGGACACTGTCAGAGATAATTGGAAGGCAGATTTCGTGGGCAATCCTTTCTATGTGTATCATCATAAGATTAAGAAGGTGAAGCAAGGTTTAGTGAAATGGAGCAGAGACACTTTTGGTGATATTTTTCAATATATTGCAACAATAGAAGATACTATCAGTGTTAAAGAATTACAGTTTGAATTAGCCCCAACTCCAGGAAACAGGGAGGAACTTCACAAAGCACAAGCAGAACTTAGTAAATTCCTATATTTGGAAGAGGAAAACTAG
- the LOC132057691 gene encoding uncharacterized protein LOC132057691 encodes MDKSSFFIHHKVDLHIERRIHKITNMRKGSFPCIYLGCPVFYGRRKSIYYADLVKKVMNRIMSWQNRLLTFGGRYILIAHVLQTMPIYLLSAMNPSKGIINQLHKLFAKFFWNNATGSRNKHWAAWDKLCLPKEEGGIGFRSLHDISNALFAKLWWSFRTSNSLWSVYMWNKYCKKLHPVIAQARGGSNAWKKMVLVREQVEHNIWWQMKNGSSSFWFENWTKLGALYYVITESNFDAEVEVKEYVARHRWNLERLSEVLPEEVVNHIQQHIKVPLEVEGMTKRGGFSMEGRHLHQAILTWWTTDVNTKLQAIFRAVPAIIMLELWKMKNAVKHGNNITYSRLVKWLTPNNRKLKCNTDGASRGNPGRSSYAFCIRNHMGGLIYAQS; translated from the exons ATGGACAAGAGTAGTTTCTTTATTCATCATAAGGTAGATCTGCACATAGAGAGAAGAATTCACAAGATCACTAATATGAGAAAAGGATCATTTCCTTGCATTTACCTTGGTTGTCCTGTTTTCTATGGGAGAAGGAAGAGTATATACTATGCTGATTTAGTGAAGAAGGTGATGAACAGAATTATGTCATGGCAGAATAGGTTGTTAACTTTTGGCGGGAGATATATTCTGATTGCCCATGTATTACAGACTATGCCAATTTATTTGCTATCTGCCATGAATCCATCGAAAGGGATCATCAATCAATTACACAAACTTTTTGCAAAGTTTTTTTGGAATAATGCCACAGGAAGCAGAAATAAACATTGGGCGGCATGGGATAAGCTGTGTTTGCCAAAGGAAGAAGGGGGCATTGGTTTTAGATCTCTACATGACATCTCAAATGCTTTATttgccaagttatggtggagtTTTAGAACTTCAAATAGCCTGTGGAGTGTATATATGTGGAACAAATATTGTAAGAAGCTACATCCAGTAATAGCACAAGCCAGGGGAGGATCAAATGCATGGAAGAAGATGGTATTGGTAAGAGAGCAAGTTGAGCACAATATATGGTGGCAAATGAAGAATGGAAGTTCAAGTTTCTGGTTTGAGAATTGGACAAAACTTGGTGCACTTTACTATGTGATTACAGAATCCAACTTTGATGCAGAGGTGGAAGTCAAAGAGTATGTAGCAAGACATAGGTGGAATTTAGAGAGATTATCTGAAGTTTTACCAGAAGAAGTTGTTAATCATATCCAACAACATATCAAGGTGCCTTTAGAAGTAGAGGGGATGACAAAGCGTGGTG GTTTTAGCATGGAGGGAAGACATCTACATCAGGCTATTTTAACTTGGTGGACAACAGATGTTAACACTAAGTTACAGGCTATATTTAGAGCAGTTCCAGCAATTATCATGTTGGAGttatggaaaatgaaaaatgcaGTCAAACATGGGAATAACATCACATATAGCAGGCTA GTAAAATGGTTGACACCTAATAATAGGAAACTGAAGTGCAATACTGATGGTGCAAGCAGAGGAAACCCAGGCAGAAGTTCATATGCCTTTTGTATCAGGAATCATATGGGAGGCTTAATATATGCACAGTCATAG